From Anopheles coluzzii chromosome 3, AcolN3, whole genome shotgun sequence, the proteins below share one genomic window:
- the LOC120957368 gene encoding PITH domain-containing protein GA19395: MPHGHSHGGGCEHEALGIENELEIGIHYSLYEKIDMNNVECLNEELEGSGKTVFKPYNERLNHDKYVKSDADEELLFNIPFTGNVKLKGIIIIGADDETHPKKMRLFKNRPKMTFDDTSASADQEFSLEKDANGVFEYSTKVVTFANVHHLSLHIPTNYGGESTTVYYIGLKGEFSEAHHHGVTICTYEARPNVSDHKNNLFDSVNHQIQ; the protein is encoded by the exons ATGCCGCATGGACACTCACACGGTGGTGGCTGCGAACATGAAGCATTGggaattgaaaatgaattgGAAATAGGTATACATTACAGTCTGTATGAGAAGATTGATATGAACAATGTAGAATGTCTGAACGAAGAGCTGGAAGGATCTGGGAAGACTGTGTTTAAACCATATAATGAGCGTTTAAATCACGATAAG TACGTGAAAAGTGATGCTGACGAGGAACTGCTATTTAACATACCCTTCACCGGAAACGTGAAGCTGAAaggtatcatcatcatcggagCAGACGATGAAACGCACCCAAAAAAAATGCGTCTGTTTAAAAATCGCCCAAAAATGACGTTCGACGATACATCCGCATCGGCGGATCAAGAATTCTCCCTAGAGAAAGATGCGAACGGTGTATTCGAATATTCTACAAA AGTTGTTACGTTTGCAAACGTGCATCATCTTTCACTGCATATTCCTACCAATTATGGAGGCGAAAGTACGACCGTTTATTATATAGGACTAAAGGGAGAATTTAGTGAAGCACACCATCACGGCGTGACAATCTGTACGTACGAAGCACGTCCTAACGTTTCggatcataaaaataatttgttcGATTCTGTGAACCACCAAATTCAATGA
- the LOC120957366 gene encoding uncharacterized protein LOC120957366, whose product MASSARRKVKAKLQVSVVVILFLGTLLGESVKGSEDEQPVISYINREAAGKKILPDFASVQLGDSVPEQYRAAANRFAQLWKEHVTGIKGYDTVKDIPFTLIVPDKINESLFDGNEPKIREFLLEHVVPGALVEVKDQNTYLNLNQHPVHVNLSCFDMLMAYEINQSAKVLTKRNITENLSLVFIVGNLTESDVHSSSINKFNKRNIQETNRYNEPQRLEMKNFTKELASGKENRIGQHLMNFLAGMKSGTKVFQHFLSSSNLSHLMDDSSYMVFIPSDTAFQRWHPIDWGFYPFSVQEFTETVLRNHFVRTKQPLRMADLRTIQGEQRFKTLGGEYIVLKNKPSPNVNNVSVISDYTLSNGIEIFVISEVLFVSEAVVSRLHQMHKDKETPPLLAFPWFGAQFLSHSFLALERDTRFTQITRFLNTAEIAQFISGSNYTFFVPTDEAFERYSFDLLPDSVLASEKGIKMLLNHFIRGRLYDRDLKDGEVIDTIGGMPVKIQRTFENTVRVNSARIVESEVFVYNLGTMFYIDDVLYPDLLKDEVKAITDLKNVDRNVPDGIGASDAYTTEQNPPMTDRSTTTTFRSLYGLLTTNADVELVPLEVTESSKRNSDEDSAQFQDDEIITPKALPVRYFYNPKK is encoded by the exons ATGGCCAGCAGTGCTAGACGGAAAGTCAAGGCTAAGTTACAGGTTAGCGTGGTTGTCATTCTTTTCCTTGGAACTTTGCTTGGAGAAAGTGTGAAAGGAAGTGAAGATGAGCAGCCGGTCATCAGTTACATCAATCGTGAGGCAGCGGGAAAGAAAATTTTACCCGATTTTGCATCGGTTCAACTAGGCGACAGTGTTCCCGAGCAGTATCGTGCAGCGGCAAACAGATTCGCACAACTGTGGAAGGAACACGTGACCGGAATCAAAGGATACGATACAGTTAAAG ACATACCTTTTACGCTCATAGTACCGGACAAAATTAACGAAAGCCTATTCGACGGCAATGAACCCAAAATACGAGAATTCTTGCTCGAGCACGTAGTTCCCGGGGCGCTGGTGGAGGTGAAAGATCAAAATACTTACCTTAATTTAAACCAGCATCCTGTTCATGTGAATCTGTCCTGCTTTGACATGCTCATGGCGTACGAGATAAACCAAAGCGCTAAAGTACTCACCAAGCGCAATATTACCGAGAATCTTAGTCTGGTGTTTATTGTCGGCAATTTGACAGAGTCGGATGTTCACAGCTCCTCCATAAATAAGTTTAATAAACGAAACATCCAGGAAACAAACCG CTATAACGAACCGCAACgattggaaatgaaaaattttaCCAAGGAGCTTGCGTCAGGCAAAGAGAATCGAATTGGACAACATTTGATGAACTTCCTAGCCGGCATGAAATCGGGAACCAAAGTCTTCCAGCACTTTCTCTCTAGCTCCAACCTTAGCCATCTTATGGACGACAGCTCCTATATGGTTTTCATCCCATCCGATACGGCCTTCCAGCGATGGCACCCGATAGACTGGGGCTTTTATCCCTTCAGCGTTCAAGAGTTTACTGAAACTGTTCTGCGAAATCACTTTGTACGTACAAAGCAACCCCTGCGCATGGCGGATCTACGGACAATCCAGGGAGAACAGAGGTTCAAAACTCTTGGCGGAGAGTACATTGTACTTAAGAATAAAC CATCACCAAATGTGAATAATGTTTCCGTAATATCGGACTACACGCTTTCGAATGGCATCGAAATTTTTGTAATATCCGAAGTTCTCTTCGTTTCCGAGGCTGTGGTATCACGATTACATCAG ATGCACAAAGACAAAGAAACACCACCACTGTTGGCTTTCCCTTGGTTTGGAGCTCAGTTTTTATCACATTCCTTCCTGGCACTGGAACGCGACACACGGTTCACTCAAATCACCCGGTTTCTCAACACTGCCGAAATTGCACAGTTCATTTCTGGCTCAAATTATACCTTCTTCGTCCCAACTGATGAAGCGTTCGAACGCTACAGCTTTGATCTACTTCCGGACAGCGTGCTAGCCTCAGAAAAGGGCATCAAGATGCTGCTGAACCATTTCATTCGCGGCCGGTTATACGATCGCGATCTAAAGGATGGAGAGGTGATTGACACGATTGGAGGAATGCCTGTCAAGATACAACGCACGTTCGAAAACACGGTGCGTGTCAATTCGGCCCGTATTGTAGAGTCAGAAGTATTTGTCTACAATCTGGGAACGATGTTTTACATCGATGACGTGCTCTATCCGGATCTTCTAAAGGATGAAGTTAAAGCGATCACAGATTTAAAAAATGTGGACCGCAATGTGCCAGATGGTATTGGTGCTAGTGATGCATACACAACGGAACAAAACCCTCCAATGACCGATCGATCGACAACCACCACCTTCCGATCGCTCTACGGATTGCTAACGACCAATGCCGATGTGGAGTTGGTACCATTGGAAGTTACTGAATCCAGCAAACGCAACAGTGACGAAGATAGTGCTCAGTTTCAGGACGATGAAATCATTACGCCCAAAGCGCTACCCGTAAGATATTTTTACAACCCCAAGAAGTAA